A genomic region of Miscanthus floridulus cultivar M001 chromosome 3, ASM1932011v1, whole genome shotgun sequence contains the following coding sequences:
- the LOC136543671 gene encoding zinc finger BED domain-containing protein RICESLEEPER 2-like yields the protein MDVRWNFTYLMLKHLVPYKNVFSVFINSHYGSQLLTTNHWYFAEKLLKFLELFYDSTIVLSGVYYPTSSLVLHHILEIASHLHACEKEQNLRAIVYPMKLKFRKYWQDIPLLYSYAFILDPRAKMRGFFNVLQLLDEYTGSEYSTYYANVKTELYKLFNKYESKLGAARSQRIAQPSHHTGKKKQAWKRIIGRGSGVVGPSPLPATSSSSTSTICELSAYLDSDNVTSYEDDFDLLLWWCDHKLTFPILSIMARDIISVPVSTVSSKSCFSLTGRIIEERQRRLSPEIVEMLTCIKDWELGEKRKQHVVDNQEPENSFQNLYLDEDEPADGAPGT from the coding sequence atggatgttagatggaattttacttacctgatgcttaaacacttggttccataCAAGAATgtcttttctgtgttcattaattcccaTTATGGTTCACAATTATTGACTACAAATCATTGGTACTTTGCTGAGAAGTTATTGAAGTTCCTGGAACTCTTCTATGACTCCACTATTGTtctgtctggtgtttattatcctacaaGTTCACTTGTTCTGCACCATATCCTAGAGATTGCTTCTCATTTACATGCATGTGAAAAAGAACAAAATCTGAGAGCtattgtatatcctatgaagcttaagttCCGTAAATATTGGCAGgacatacctctgttatattcatatgcattcattcttgatcctagagctaagatgagaggtttcttTAATGTGCTGCAATTACTTGATGAATACACTGGTTCTGAGTATAGTACATACTATGCTAATGTCAAAACTGAATTATATAAactgtttaacaaatatgagagcaaGCTTGGTGCGGCTAGGTCTCAAAGGATTGCACAACCATCACATCATACAGGTAAGAAAAAGCAGGCATGGAAAAGAATCATTGGCCGTGGATcaggtgttgttggtccttcccctctccctgccacttcatcttcatctacttcTACTATTTGTGAGCTCTCAGCTTACTTAgatagtgacaatgtcacttcttatgaggatgattttgacctacttctgtggtggtgtgaccacaagctaacctttccaatcctgtctataatggctagagatatcatATCAGTTCCTGTATCTACTGTCTCTTCGAAGTCTTGTTTCAGTTTGACAGGTAGGATAATTGAGGAACGGCAGCGGCGCTTGTCACCAGAGATTGTGGAGATGCTGACCTGCATAAAGGACTGGGAGTTAGgagaaaaaagaaaacaacatgttgttgacaaccaagagccGGAAAACTCCTTCcagaacttgtaccttgatgaagaTGAACCTGCTGATGGTGCTCCTGGTACCTAG